cacacacacgcacgaacacgcacgaacacgcactcacgcacgcacgcatgcacacagacacacacacacacacacacacacacacacacacacacacacacacacacacatatgcgggCGCTGAAACAGTTAAAGCTAGTGACAGTGAAAGTCAGACAATGCCAGACGTACCGATATTCACAAGCTGAGCACTGCGCATATCAACCGAAAACGCAATTTCAACGTACAACCGCTTCTCTGCATGTAGAACAAACCCTCAACCGCAGTGCATTGTGGCATGATTGaatagacacgcacacacaaaaagagagaaaaccACACAAACAGGAAATGTCAGACTTCATTTCAAACGcattcacaaaacaaaaatacttttAACCTCTTTCTTGCACCACGCAAATTCGTGTGCGTGCGGTGTACGGTGTGCGGTGTGCGTGCGGTGTGCGTGCGGTGTGCGGTGTGCGTGCGGTGTGCGTGCGGTGTGCGTGCGGTGTGTTTATGCCTGCCCGTCTGCCTGTCAACTGCCTGCTTCTAAACACATATTGATTCTATAGGGATTACGTCAATCGATTCAGTGGTTGGCTAGttgattatttgtttgctttcttGCTTATTTGTTGGTTCAATCGTCGGATGGTTgccttgttttgtgtttgttggtttgcttGTTCTTGCTTATTTGTTGGTTCAACCGTCGGATGGTTgccttgttttgtgtttgttggttCAACCGTCGGATGGTTgccttgttttgtgtttgttggttCAACCGTCGGATGGTTgccttgttttgtgtttgttggttCAACCGTCGGATGGTTgccttgttttgtgtttgttggtttgcttgttcttgcttattttttttttcaatcgtCGGATGGTTgccttgttttgtgtttgttggttCAACCGTCGGATGGTTgccttgttttgtgtttgttggtttgcttGTTCTTGCATTCCCGCtatctctcgctttctctccttcctttttgacaaaacaaaacatcatcACATGCTCAACTCACCTCCATGATTTTCGCCGGTTGCGGAACAAGGGCAGCTAACTCCGAGGACGACGACACCGATGTCTCCGAGGCGGGGGAGGTGGGGGAGtgaatgggggagggggaggaggcgGTGTTGGGGCGGGAGGAGGGGGGCTCCACCTCGATGTGCGAGGTGAGGAGGGAGTGGGGCAGCACTTGGAACATACACATCAGGTACGTCATCACAGACTTCTTGTCGGGCGTGTCCACCGTTacgtctgtaacacacacacacatagcactATTacgtctgtaacacacacacataacaccgTCACGTctgtaccacacacacataacaccgtcacgtctgtaacacacacataacaccgtcacgtctgtaacacacacacacataacaccgtcacgtctgtaacacacacacacatagcaccGTCACgtatgtaacacacacacataacaccgtcacatctgtaacacacacacacacacataacaccgtcacgtctgtaacacacacacataacaccgtcacgtctgtaacacacacacacacataacaccgTCACGTCTGTTACACACATAACACCGTCacgtctgtaacacacacacatgacaccgTCACGTCTgtaacacacccacacatagcACCGTCacgtctgtaacacacacatcacaccgTCTAAAAGCCTCATATCAACTGGGCGAAGtccacttcacgaagctcgctaaaCGAAATGTTGGCAGTGAATTTTTGGTTAAAAGATTTCGCGCCAAATCTTCGCatagtcaacttcgggctcaattaatgAAAGCCTAAACAAAGCCCTTTTCAAATGTAGTCTTATGTTTTGGCTTTTACATTGgacacattattattattattattatgaacatttgtgcgcctaatctaaatatagccctaggcgcttacaaaatataaaatacatagtgaCACATAACAACATTTCAACAGTTCTTCTGTGCGGAGATTTTCACGGATCGATCTCTTTACGGAAACTAATGCCAATCTTCGAAATTGATTAATAAAACTCCAATAGCACAGGACTGTCTGGATGgtgattgtgggtatgtgatcaaatggagggacggtcttatcccgtgttgaGTGTGGGTATGTGATCAAAtggagggacggtcttatcccgtgtcaaGCCTGGCAGACAACAGACAGTGAGCGGACCAACTGTTTCTCCGGGCCGGGAAAGACTGAACCTTTATGGCTTCAACAGACCGATTATATTGGGCAGGTGAGGACGACTATGACGACCATCGCGACTGTAACAAAGGACTGAACCTTTATGGCTTTAAACAGACCGATTATATTGGGCACGTGGGGATGACTATGACGACCATTGCGACTGTAACAAAGGACTGAACCTTTATGGCTTTAACAGACCGATTATATTGGGCAGGTGGGGATGACTATGACGACCATCGCGACTGTAACAAAGGACTGAACCTTTATGGCTTTAACAGACCGATTATATTGGGCGGGTGGGGATGACTATGACGACCATCGCGACTGTAACAAAGGACTGAACCTTTATGGCTTTAACAGACCGATTATATTGGGCAGGTGGGGATGACTATGACGACCATCGCGACTGTAACAAAGGACTGAACCTTTATGGCTTTAACAGACCGATTATATTGGGCAGGTGGGGATGACTATGACGACCATCGCGACTGTAACAAAGGACTGAACCTTTATGGCTTTAACAGACCGATTATATTGGGCAGGTGGGGATGACTATGACGACCATCGCGACTGTAACAAAGAAGACAGATTATGCAGCAGCAACTTTGAAGCCTACTACTCTAACACAGAACTTTTATGTCTGTGAAAGATCCTTCCGATTAACATGCTCCGTCAGGTAGGTCATGAAAAACGTTGTGGAGTCTGTTATTTTGCACCGACAAGCTGGGAACACAGCAAGATCTAAGAGAATTGCCAACAATATTATCTACCTAACAGTGTTGTTATGCACATACAATTTACATTACATCGACACATCTCTTTCATCTTTTGTAACAGCGTGTTCGCCTACACTGACTCGTACCTTCACCATCAACACTGAAAAGAGCGATTCTGGTGCGTTGGCGTGTTTACCCGTGTTATCATAGCAATGTCAATAAAATAAGATAAGAACAGTtaaatgtccattttcatttgaCATAAAcacggatttttttcttttggcaGTCTTACTAACGTATCTGCTCTGTTCGTTATTGCTTTACGGTCCACAAGGACAGCTGGTGTACTTCAGCGGGCTCTGTTGGCAACACAAGCGGAAGGGACATAACCCAACAAACCCTACACAGGCTGAAGGAGAGGGCTTGCAACCCCTCGCAAAATCCGCGCTTGCGCATATCCAAAGCGTAACATATATATCCTTTATGTTTATATATAAGATGTCTATTACTAAATTCGGGTGCAGAtttaaaatacatttacatTTATTTCTGCCTCAGTGATACACTCTGTCAATCACATCTAAATGTGATCAATTATTCATCTTCAGGAACCTTTACTGCAATGATTCCGATAGTGACCTGAACACTTAAGttacccctcccctcccaccaCTACCCCTTCCTCGCCGCCCCTCTTAAAACACTGACAACCTTTGACCTCCAAAACCTAACGAGCGCCTATTCCTTGTCTTATTCCATAATCCATTCAAAagatcagaataaaaaaaccaagaaatgaATGTTATAGGAACGTTTCATTAAGacaaaacgaaacgaaacgaaacgaaacgaaacgaaacgaaacgaaacgaaacaaaaaaacaaaacaaaacaaaaaaacaaaacaaaacgttacggtcaCTGAACTGCGACCCAGCGGTCGTTGAAGTGGACAtagagacaaacacttatgatacagaaaataaactaaTCTGAAGCTTGTTCTCaagacacaagcgaggcaaTGATTAATGATGAaattttgaattaaaaaaatgtcatcCCACAATCGTATATCGTTCCACCTACCTTCAGCGTCAAGCAGCCTGGCGATGCCCAGGCGATCCTCGGCCTGTGAGAAGGCGTGGTTGAGCCGTGTCTCGCTGTCCTTCAGCAGCAGGCTCTCGTAGCGAAACAGGTCCGGTCTGTCGTCAGAGACACATGAGAGTTGAAGAGGTTGATagaagtgatgatgatgatgatgatgatgatgatgatgatgatgatgatgatgatgatgatgatgatgatgatgatgatgatgatgatgatgatgcttcGTGGTCGAGCTCATCAAAGAAACTACACATATACGCGCAGGCACGCACATACGCAAATATGCACGTACGTAAGCACACGCCCATTgacaagacacacagacagacacacgcacgcacgcacccacccacacacacacacatacacacgcacgcacgcactcacatatacacacacacacacacacacacacacacacacacacacacacacacacacacggcaaacacacacgcacacacacacacacacacacacacacgcatgagcTCGCACTCACGCAAGCACGCGCACGCACGGATGTACCGGAAGTGATGAAGCAAGGCGTTGAAGGCCAGTCCGTCCCTCCAACTCTTGGTAAAGTTTGTGATTAACACACCTTCATACCTGCAGCGAACACAATGAAATGATAAATTGTGCGGACAGATACCTCATTGATAACAGGTGAAATGACTCAGTTGCTGACAGCAAGACAGACAGGGGCGGTCTGTGACACAGCAAGACAGACAGGGGCGGACAGCAAGACAGACAGGGGCGGCCTGTGACACAGCAAGACAGACAGGGGCGGCCTGTGACACAGCAAGACAGACAGGGGCGGCCTGTGACACAGCAAGACAGACAGGGGCGGCCTGTGACACAGCAAGACAGACAGGGGCGGCCTGTGACACATCAAGACAGACAGGGGCGGCCTGTGACACAGCAAGACAGACAGGGGCGGTCTGTGACACAGCAAGACAGACAGGGGCGGACAGCAAGACAGACAGGGGCGGCCTGTGACACAGCAAGACAGACAGGGGCGGCCTGTGACACAGCAAGACAGACAGGGGCGGCCTGTGACACAGCAAGACAGACAGGGGCGGCCTGTGACACAGCAAGACAGACAGGGGCGGCCTGTGACACAGCAAGACAGACAGGGGCGGCCTGTGACACAGCAAGACAGACAGGGGCGGCCTGTGACACATCAAGACAGACAGGGGCGGCCTGTGACACAGCAAGACAGACAGGGGCGGTCTGTGACACAGCAAGACAGACAGGGGCGGACAGCAAGACAGACAGGGGCGGCCTGTGACACAGCAAGACAGACAGGGGCGGCCTGTGACACAGCAAGACAGACAGGGGCGGCCTGTGACACAGCAAGACAGACAGGGGCGGCCTGTGACACAGCAAGACAGACAGGGGCGGCCTGTGACACAGCAAGACAGACAGGGGCGGCCTGTGACACAGCAAGACAGACAGGGGCGGCCTGTGACACAGCAAGACAGACAGGGGCGGCCTGTGACACAGCAAGACAGACAGGGGCGGCCTGTGACACAGCAAGACAGACAGGGGCGGACAGCAAGACAGACAGGGGCGGCCTGTGTGcgagtgttgtttttgtttgtttttgtttttcttggcggggagcatccttcttcattggtcttttttgaACTGACATTTCTTCATTAAATACAAATATATCATTAATAATTCTTACACCAGATCTACTCTGCGAGTgttgtatatgtgtttgtgcgtgcgtttgtacgtaagagaggcagacaggcagacagacagacagtcgcgCAATGACGTACggcattttctctctctcacgctgctcttacactgtgccgaatatccttgcgattACGAAAATGTATTTGGCAAACAAAAGAGGCGAATGGAGAGGAAACACATTAAAAATGTGAAGCCTAACAAagccttgcgaatgtcttacgaatggttgcgagtgcttgcgagtTTCTACGGATCATTACGAATGCATCCGAATCCACATACGAATTTCTTGCGAATTTATTACGAATATTGCGAAtggtgttgcgagtgcttgcgaacaCTTTGCAAATAAAGCTATTACGCAATGCGCATTGTTTGTAAGGAATTCGCAACCATTCACAAGATGTTCGCAAGGACAAAAcctaacgaatggttgcgaatgccttgcgagcgctacgaatacattgcgatgattacgaatggcttgcgaatacttacgagtacgttgcgaaagACTGAAGAGTATGCCTTCCTTGCGAAttttgcgaatattaggagcatgttgctaatgttcgcaacaatagacgaatggtggcgaatggttaagaacatttacgaatgtcttgcgaccatgtcctgATTATTAGGAATTATTGGCGAATGCTATTGGCAAGGGACATTCCGCACAGTGTAAGAGAAGCATCAGAGACGTTGTTTATACGCGTGCGCGTTCACGTACAAGCGTCAATGTGACCACGTGTTTTTGCTGTTAGTCTGTTCGACCATGGTCCTGTCACAGGTGTGAATGTGACCACGTGTTTTTGCTGTTTGTCTGTACGACCATGGTCCTGTCACAGGTGTGAATGTGACCACGTGTTTTTGCTGTTTGTCTGTACGACCATGGTCCTGTCACAGGTGTGAATGTGACCACGTGTTTTTGCTGTTTGTCTGTACGACCATGGTCCTGTCACAGGTGTGAATGTGACCACGTGTTTTTGCTGTTTGTCTGTACGACCATGGTCCTGTCACAGGTGTGAATGTGACCACGTGTTTTTGCTGTTTGTCTGTACGACCATGGTCCTGTCACAGGTGTGAATGTGACCACGtgtttttgctgtttgtttgtacGACCATGGTCCTGTCACAGGTGTGAATGTGACCACGTGTTTTTGCTGTTTGTCTGTACGACCATGGTCCTGTCACAGGTGTGAAAGCACAGTCGACAGGTAAGCACTCACCCCGCCGTGTGTGTCTGGCACCAGGTGAGCAGCGTCTTCTCTAGGTTGGTCGGTCTCAGGTCATCCGCCACGTCCCGCATCACGTCCTTCACCTTCACAGGTAAATCACACCTCTAGCTTATTACATCTTTTTTTCTCAGCATTTCCGTCATGAATAGCCGTCACAACAATAAAGTACCACAGCATCGTTCTTGTATCTGTTATTGATGAGATCAGCGATAGCCTGACTGAGGTTTTCAATTGTTGCAATCATAAAGGGCACTGAAAGTCACGCTTTGGCAGAACTGCATTTACACAAATAAAATATCAGTCTTGGAAAACGTTTGTTTAAGCATCCCcccctcacccacacacacacatacacacacacacgcacagtgtatgcagacctgccagtgcagAATGATGCTCCACACCAAACCTAGCGTCAGTTTGGCATtgccgtcacacacacacacacacacacacacacacacacacacacacacacacacacacacacacacacacacacacacacacacacgcgcgcgcgcacagtGTATACAGACCTGCCAGTGCAGAATGATGCTCCACACCAAACCTAGCGTCAACTTGGCATTGCCGTCAACAATGTCGTTGCTGCTGATGTTCACCAACTTGATCTGAAATCACAACGTAAATGATTATAATTATAATCAACATTTgtgttgttggggggggggggatagatgTTAGTCCCTTttattatccccccccccctttgccaaTAAGTTATTTCTACGGCAACATTCAAATCCCTGACACTAGATAGTAGCGTTCAAAAACTATATTACAACCgtacaattttgttttaaaaatcGGCTGGCTGATTACAAATCCCAGTATTTGACACCGAACGTGCCAATCATATGTAGAGTCGAGCTGGTGCGGGCAGGGTGACAATTGTCATAGTACGATCATGACGAGTGTATGTACTAAATGGCTTTGCTCGTGACGGCGAAACGACACTGTCGGTCGCATCCAACACTACGTACGGCGCAAGGGTAAACGGCGAATCGGGAATTAGTGTTGAAGCGAACATGGCCAATGAAATGCGTTCAGGCTGAAAGCTTCAATACTGCCTAACTAAGTCCAATACTGCCTAACTAAGTCCAATACTGCCTAACTAAGTCCAATACTGCCTAACTAAGTCCAATACTGCCTAACTAAGTCCAATACTGCCTAACTAAGTCCAATACTGCCTAACTAAGTCCACAGTTTGTTTATCCGTTCGCCTTCACATTTCTACGGTTCCCTGTGTTAACACGCGGGATTGTCAGGTTCCCCTTCACATTTCTACGGTTCCCTGTGTTTGCACGCGGGATTGTCAGGTTCCCCTTCACATTTCAACGGTTCCCTGTGTTAACACGCGGGATTGTCAGGTTCCCCTTCACATTTCAACGGTTCCCTGTGTTAACACGCGGGATTGTCAGGTTCCCCTTCACATTTCTACGGTTCCCTGTGTTAACACGCGGGATTGTCAGGTTCCCCTTCACATTTCTACGGTTCCCTGTGTTTGCACGCGGGATTGTCAGGTTCCCCTTCACATTTCTACGGTTCCCTGTGTTAACACGCGGGATTGTAAGGTTCCCCTTCACATTTCTACGGTTCCCTGTGTTAACACGCGGGATTGTCAGGTTCCCCTTCACATTTCTACGGTTCCCTGTGTTAACACGCGGGATTGTCAGGTTCCCCTTCACATTTCTACGGTTCCCTGTGTTAACACGCGGGATTGTCAGGTTCGCCTTCACATTTCTACGGTTCCCTGTGTTAACACGCGGGATTGTCAGGTTCGCCTTCACATTTCTACGGTTCCCTGTGTTAACACGCGGGATTGTCAGGTTCGCCTTCACATTTCTACGGTTCCCTGTGTTTGCACGCGGGATTGTCAGGTTCCCCTTCACATTTCTACGGTTCCCTGTGTTTGCACGCGGGATTGTCAGGTTCCCCTTCACATTTCTACGGTTCCCTGTGTTTGCACGCGGGATTGTAAGGTTCCCCGAGTCGGAATCGAGTGTTACTTACGGGTTGTACCAAATCTCGCTTAATGTGCACTTTGAGCTCTGTCTGATTATAAGAGGCAGCGTAGAGCAAGACTTTGTGTAGCTGTCTGATCTCAAGAGGCAGCGTAGAGCAAGACTTTGTGTAGCTGTCTGATCTCAAGAGGCAGCGTAGAGCAAGACTTTGTGTAGCTGTCTGATCTCAAGAGGCAGCGTAGAGCAAGACTTTGTGTAGCTGTCTGATCTCAAGAGGCAGCGTAGAGCAAGACTTTGTGTAGCTGTCTGATCTCAAGAGGCAGCGTAGAGCAAGACTTTGTGTAGCTGTCTGATTATAAGAGGCAGCGTAGAGCAAGACTTTGTGTAGCTGTGTAAACATCATCTGTTGTTTCCCTAAAGGTTCTTACTTCATCATACCCATGGGTGCATGTAA
The sequence above is a segment of the Littorina saxatilis isolate snail1 linkage group LG3, US_GU_Lsax_2.0, whole genome shotgun sequence genome. Coding sequences within it:
- the LOC138961335 gene encoding alpha-actinin-4-like, producing MEYLQQPAVLDKTTLKFHKGKDEREDIQKKTFTKWINSQLSKAARTTINDLTTDLRDGTVLLSLLEVLSGLSLRREKGRLRVHHINNVNRVLNLLETNYNIKLVNISSNDIVDGNAKLTLGLVWSIILHWQVKDVMRDVADDLRPTNLEKTLLTWCQTHTAGYEGVLITNFTKSWRDGLAFNALLHHFRPDLFRYESLLLKDSETRLNHAFSQAEDRLGIARLLDAEDVTVLCVGVLQT